The window TGCATGCACCAGCTCTTATTGCTTTAGCTTGTGGATTAATAGTTGGTATATTATCACAAAGAACTAGACTTTGTATGGTAGGTGGTATAAGAGATTTAATATTATTTAAAGATACATATTTAATATCTGGATTTATAGCTATACTTGTATTTACTTTAATAGGAAATCTTTCTTTAGGATACTTTAACATGGGATTTGAAGCTCAACCTGTTGCTCATTCAGATGGACTTTGGAACTTCTTAGGAATGGTTTTATGTGGATGGTCTAGTGTGCTACTTGGTGGATGCCCTATGAGACAATTAATCTTATCTGGTGAAGGTAATACAGATTCAGTAATTACAGTTATCGGAATGTTTGTAGGTGCTGCTATTTGTCATAATTTTGCTTTAGCTGCAAGCCCTAAAGGTCCATCTCCTAATGGTAAAATAGCTGTTATAGCTTGTCTTTTAGTTGTTGGTTTGATATCTTACTTAAATTCTGATATGGCTAATTTAAAATCTAAAGGTAAAGGAGTTGCTTAAGAATGATTAAAGTAGATGTAAGAGGTATGTCTTGTCCTCAACCAGTTCTTATAACAAAGAATGCTGTAAATTCTAATCCAAAAGAAATTGAAATTATTGCAGATGATAATACTGCTGTAAACAATATATCTAGATTCTTAAAAATTTCAGGATATAAATATGAAGTAAATGAAATCAAAGAAGACTACATTATAAATGCTAAAAAATAGAGTGAGGTAATATAATGAATGAATATATAGCAATATTTTTTACCCATTCAGGAGCTATTAAATTCGATAGATTCTGTAAGAAAAATAATATTAAGAGCGAACTAATGCCTGTTCCAAGAAAGCTAAGTTCTAATTGCGGAATCTGTTCTAAGTTTTGTTATGATGATAGTATAGATACTTTAATTTCTGATGAAATAGAAAAAATATATGAATGCCATGAAAAAGAATATGTTTTACGTTATGAAGAATAATTATTTAAACAAAATGCCGCTTATTAATAAGCGGCATTTAATTTATCTTTACTATATTAAACCTTAAATTTATCTGATAGTTGTTTCAATTGATTCGTCTGCATATTTAATCTAGAGATATTTTCTGTGATTGTTGCAAAACTTTGTACTTGGTTATCGATTATAGAATTAATTTCATCTACTGATGCAGCATTTTCTACAGAAGTCTGAGTTACTTGATCTGTAGCACTTGAAATTTCTTCTGTTATTTGAGCTTGCTTATTTGATAGGTTAGCTGATTCTTCTGAAAACTCCTTGATTTCATAAACAGATTCTAATATTTTTTTAAACTGTTCTTTAGCTTCCTTTGCACGCTCAACAGAATTATTTGATTTAATATTGCCATCCTCTATAGCTTCAACTGCATTTTTAGATGCACCTTGTATATAATTTATTGCTTCAACAATAGATTCAACAGATGTTTTAGATTCTTCAGCCAACTTTCGAACTTCTTCTGCAACTACAGCAAAACCTCTACCCTGTTCCCCTGCTCTGGCTGCCTCAATTGAAGCATTTAAAGCAAGAAGGTTCGTTTGTTCAGCAATAGATTTAATTAAAGTTACAACATTTCCAATATCTTCACTTGATCTTCTAAGCTCTATAATTATTTCTTTGGTATTTTTATTAGATTCCATAACTAGGTTGTTAGATTCTAAAACTTCTGTTATAGACTGATCTCCTAGTCTTGTAAATTTCTCTACTTCATAACTCTTTTTAGCATTTTCATTCATTTGATCAGATATATTTTTAGCATTATGCTCTAATTCTACAATACTAGCATTTACTTCTTCTGATACACCAGCATTTGTTTGAGCAACATCCGATACTTCATTAACTTGATTGGCTATACTATTAATTCCATTGTTAACTAAATCACTTGCTCCTTGTATATCATACGTAGCAGTAGATATAAATTCAATATCTTCCTTCAATTCATTAATAAGTATTTGAATCTTTTCTATAAAGCTATTAAAAGCATTTCCCAAACTTTCAAGTTCATCTCCAGTTTTAATATCCACTCTCGAAGTAAGGTCTCCTTCTCCACTTGCTATATCCTTCATTTTAGCTAACAAATTGTTAATTGGTATGGTAATAAGTTTTTTACTAACCGCAACACTAACAAAGAAAATAGCACATCCAAAAATCAACATACTAGATTCAACTATTTTTAAAAACTTAATTTTACTATCATAATTTTTCTGATACATTGAAACAATATCATTAATATCATTTTTTAAATTCAGGGCATTATCTATAATATGGTCTCCCAACACTTGAGATATATTTCCATTTATAGCATCTTCAATCGGTGTAATATAATTATTAATACTTTTATTTACATCATTAATTTTATTTACAATATCTTCATTTGAATTTTTACTCAATCCAAGAGTTTTATCTCCATCTACAAGGCCTTTCATAATCTGCTTGTATTTTGCTAATTCCGCTGTCAATATTTGTTTTGAACTCTCTGAATTTTGTTCATTTTCCATATCATCTAAATAATCTAATGTGTACATTCCAAGTAGCATCGTTCTCATTCTCTGGCTACCCGCAAGATTTATTGCAACACCATCATTTTCTAAATCTTTTAAAGTACTAAATAAAAACATTACATTCAGAATAAACGGTATCATCAGTAGTAATAATACAAAAATAACTTTCCTTTTTATTGTTTTTAACATAATCTTGTTCCCCCCTATTTAAAAATTATATATGATTGTTTTAATTAATATGTTATTTTAAATTCTTTTCCTTATATACCCATTGATTGTTAATATATTCATATTTTTTATAAATATATATTTAAAACATTCAAATGTCATAAAAGAATTCGTCTACTCGCTAACGCGGTGACTCATGGCGCCAACAAGTCTCACGACTCTGTTGCTTAAAAATACTTGCAAATTTAACTTTTTCAATAAGTTATCCATAAAACAAAAAATAAAAACCTAAAGATTTTCATTTTTTTCTATTTTTATAGTATTCTTTTGAACTTAAATCAAACTTAATACTTTCTTAATTTCATCTTAAATTTATAGTTTTATAAAATATCAAATTTACCATTTTTCAAAAACGAATCAATCAATTCAGCAGTTTTAAATTGATAATGAATATCTTTATGTCCATATGGTAATGAGATGAAATCCTTTAATCCATCGAACTTAACAGAATTAATCCTAACTCTACCGTCATTTTCTCCAGTTAAAAATCTACCTAAAAATAGATTTTGTTTGTTTCCTGCTATTGCAGCAATTTCAATACCATGATCATCTTTGAGTTTTAAACTCTTTACATTTTCACTTTGAAGAGACTTTAAAGTTTTTAAAATTTTTGTAGCTATTTTGAGAGTACTACCAGCTATATCAGCAAGTTCACTTCCGTTATTTGGTGTTGCTATTAAAACACATTTTCCTATTTTATCTAAATACTTAGTAGTAGTTAATAAATGTCTTATAATTAATCCTCCTGTGCTATGGCCAACAAGATGTATTTTCTCATCTTCTTTTATATCTTTTATCACTTTAGAAATAATACTTTCCAATATACTAGTAGAGTGTTCAATTTCTTTAAATGTAAGGGGTAGGTCTACTAAGATCCCCTCATATCCTTTCGCTTCTAAATTTTTCTTTAAAACCTTCATATCTTTAGATTTTTTATTATATCCATGAATTAAAATGATTTTTTGTCTCATTTTTACCACCTTTACATTATCCAAATTATTATATATTTTTTATTATATCGTATTATTTATCCCAAGTGCACACGCAACTAAAAATTCAGTTAAAGTAAAAACTCCATCCGAATTAAGTTTCACTTTATGATAATACAATTTTCTGACTTCAATTTATTTTATACTAAAAAAGCACTTAGCTTATTTGCTAAATGCTCTTTATTATTCTTACTCATTTACTTTAATATTTCTTTAACCCTACCTACAATACCACTTTCAAGCATCACTTTAATGCCATGAGGATGTGTAGGTGATTTTGTAAGAATTCTTTGAACAACCCCTTCTGTTAATTTACCAGAACGCTGGTCTTGTTTTTGAACAACTCTTACCTTTATACCAGGTTTTATATCCGCTCTCTTTTCTCCATTCATATCTATCACCTCTTTAATTACAACTTAATATATGGTGATAGTATATCATATAATCTTAGATTCTTACCTTATTCCATGCTTAAAAGTTCTCTTGCTTGCTCTTTTGATATCTTCACATGATAGAATAAATCAAAAAACTTAATAGTTTCTTCTTCTAAATCTACATCAGAGTACTCTTTATAAAGCACGCTTTGTGCCCATTTTATTCCTATTATTCTATTCACAGATGAAGGTCTATCTATCCAGTTAAATGGTTTTTGAGGTATTAAAAATACATTTTTATTTTTAACAGCATCAACTTGTTTCCATACAGGATCATCAAATGAATTTGATTCAGCAAGAATGTATTGAGGATTCCATTTCACTACTTGTTCTAATGAAACTCCTGTTTTTCCATGATTATCTTTGATTTCAAAATCTGCTACATTCTTTGCTCCAACTAAATCTATTAATTGAGCGTGAAGTGAACCTACTGGATCTGTTTGAAGACCTTTTTCTCCCTGAGCATAATAAACAGTAACTTTTTCATCTTCAGGTATACTGTCTGCTATTTTTTTAGCTGATTCAATTGTTTCCTCGCAATAATTAGAAAGTTTACTTGCTTGCTCTTCACATCCCAAAAGCTTACCTACTTTTATATAGTTCTCAGCTGTTTTTTCTAAAGATCCATCAATTAAAACAATTGGAATTCCAGATTGTTTTTGAAATTTTTCTACAGCTGAAATACTTTGTTCATTAATATTACCCATTGATAAAATCAAATCTGGATTTAACTTCATTATTTCTTCAATATTGGCAGAGTTTTTGCCTTGTAAGCTACCTTCATTTGGAAGTTTTTTTAGTTTTTCATTCACAAATTCACTATCGTCAATAGAAAGCCTACTATTCCAAGCTGCAAGTTTATCAACATCAAGGGTATATAAAAATATTGCTCCAAGAGAACTTGTACAATATACTTTTTCAATTTTAGAAGGTATTTCTATCTTTCTATTAGCATCATCTACAAATGTAACAGTTTCTTTTTTTAAGTCTTCAGAAGCTTGTTTTTCTTGACTACTAGCACATGCTACTAGATTAACCATTAATAACATACATATCAAAAATATGTACAATCTTTTCATTTTTTTACCCCCCTCATACTATCTATATTTTAGGAATACAGATTCTATTGTTATCATTCGTTCTATGTATATCCACACTTACGTTGTAAATACTGTTTAAAGATTTATTAGTTATAAGTTGTTGAGGTTTTCCAAATAAAAACCCGTTACTCTTATCTAAAATCATTACTTTATCTGCATATAATAAAGCATGATTCGGATCATGAGTTGAAAAAATTATAATTTTGCCTTCTTCACTCAGTCTTTTCAAAAGATGCATCAATCTTATTTGATTTCCATAATCAAGACTAGAGCTTGGCTCATCCATTATAAGGATTTTAGATTGTTGTGCAAGTGATCGTGCTATTAATACTAATTGTTTTTGACCTCCACTTAACTTCGTATAATCTTCATTTGCAAGATGAAGTATATTAATTTGCTTTAAAGCTTCAAGTGCAACCGCTTTATCTTCTTTAGTAGGTGATGCAAAATTTCCTATATAGGCTGCTCTCCCCATCAATACTACATCTATTACTTCAAAAGAAAAAGGCGGATTATGAGCTTGTGGAACATATGCCATTTTTTTATACGTATCTTTTATTGGAATATCTGATAATTTTTGTGAATCTATGCAAATTTCACCCTTAATAGGTTTTAGTATCCCGAGTATAGTTTTTAAAAAAGTTGTTTTTCCAACTCCATTTGCCCCCAAAAGGCAAATTAACTGATTCGTTTTTATTTCAAAATTCACATTTTCCCAAATAGGTTTATTTTCATATCCAAAACTAAGATTGCAAACTTCAAACATTAACTCCACCCTTTTCTGCCTTTTATTAATAGGTATGCAAAAAATGGTATTCCAAAAAGAGATGTTATTATTCCGAGTGGTATTTCAAAAGCTACCGCAGATCTCGCTATATCATCAACTATCAACAAATAAACTCCACCTATCATTATGCTAAAAGGTATTACAAGTTTATAGTTGCTTCCAACCATTATTCTTACCATATGTGGAACTACTAAGCCGACCCAACCTATCACACCTGCGAAAGATACAACACAAGAACTCAAAAGTGTAGCACATATTATTATGATTCGTCTTAAAAACTTCGTATTTACTCCAAGAGCTATTGCTTCTTCTTCAGGCAAAGCCAATATATTCATTTTCCATCTTAACAATATCAAAGGAATCATTGCCAGCGTTAATATAGATCCAAGAGGAATCAAATCATTCAAGCTGATATTTCCTAATCCACCCATAAGCCAAAATGTTATTGTTGGCAATTTTTCATAAGGATCACAGACGTATTTTATTAATGATACAAGAGCTGAAAACAGACCTTGAACTAGCATTCCCGATAATACCAAGCTTAAACTCGGATCATGTCTAGGAATATTTCGACTCATCATAAGAGTCATAAAAACAGCCAATAACCCAAAACAAAAAGCTGTTAATTGTATATATTGTATTTTAAAAGAAAACAAAATAGCTAGTGCAACTCCAAAACTTGCTCCAGAAGCTGCTCCAAGTATGTTTGGAGACACTAGAGGATTCTTAAATATACCTTGAAAACAAGCACCACTACAAGCAAGTGCCGATCCTATAAGAAATGCAGCCAAAACTCTTGGCAACCTAAGCTGCAAAAATACACTCATAGCCTTAATATCATTATTCAAAATATCATTGATCGATATAGGATATCTTCCTATTCCCAATGAAAAAATAAAACTTACAAATATTATAATAATAGTTATACAAATATGCTTACATTTCATCGCGTTCAAACCTTATTATATGCTTCAATATTTGATTTGGAATATCGTCTCTATTTTCTAAAGTCAATTCCAGAACAAGTACATCATCTCTTGATTTTATGTAGTTTATAAATTCACCATTAAACTTTTTTAAAACTCCAATTACTATGTTAGAACTATCTAGTGAATCTATTACACTCTGCTTGAATTTTAGTGCGTTTTCTTCTAGAAAACCTATCTCATCCATAATTATTATATTTTCACTAGATATAGCTTTTTTAAGGATTTCACATCCATGATTTTCAAATCCTTCAATATTAGCTACTGGTTTTGAATTTGACTTTGAGTAAGCTATCAAACAGTTAAATATAGGGTTTTCAATATCACATATATAAAATTCTTTACTATCTGTCATAAATTTTTTTCCTACTTTAAAACCAGAAACTTGTTTGTCTATTAAACCAATAGTTTTCTTAAGTGCTGTGGTTTTTCCATAACCTCTAGGCGCTGTTATAAATATGTTTTTCATGCCGACTCCTTAGTACTCTATATTTTTAATATCTTTCATATGATTTAAACTTCCATTATTCTTTATTAAAGCTATTTCACTTAAAATTCCAAGCGCTATTTCTTCAGGTTTTTCAGATGCTATATCAATTCCTATAGGTGCATATACTTTTTGAATTTGATCACGTGAAATCCCTTTTTCTATCAAACCTTTTAATATGTGAGATACTTTTCCCTTGCTTCCTATCATTCCTATATATCCAGCATCTGAGTTTATTACGCTTTCAAGTACCAAAGTATCATTCTTATGATTACTTCCAACTATAACAATATAAGTGTTTTTATTTATATTGTATTGTTTTAAAACTTCATCAGCTTTTCCAACTATCAACTCATTCGCATAGCAAAAATGTTCTTTATTTACAAGTTCTTCACGCTCATCTATTACTACAGTATGAAGATTAATCATACTTGAAAGTTTGTGAAGATGTAGAGCTATATGACCTGCTCCTGCTATTATTAATTTGTGACTTGGAACAAAAATCTTAATAAAACCTTTGATCTCACCGCCACATTCTGTATCTAACTCACCTTTATCATCAATCTTATATGTAAACTCTGTGTTCTCGCATTTTTCTATGTACTCTAAAGATTTTTTTATTACTTCATATTCAAGTTTTCCACCACCTATAGTTCCATAAGTAGAGCCATCTTCAAATATAGCCATAAAAGCTCCTTTTCTACCAGGTGTTGAACCACATATACTTGTTAATGTGGTCATAGCCACTTTTTCTCCAAGTTCTATTTTTTCATAAATTTTTTTAAGTATTAATTTTTCCATATCAAAACCAACCTTTTTTATGATTTTATCCGGAAGCTAAAAGTTCTACAACTTCATCTTTTCAAGGCTGCAGTTAAGAACTTAACAGCTTCTGGATTAGCTTAGCTAAAAATTCAAATGGATTAAAAACCTATCTGAATTAAGTTTCGCTTTATAATTCTACCATAAAGCTATCATATTATTGCTAAACATTCAAGTTATTGTAAAATGTTCAAAAATTAAAAATAAATACATCAATTTCCCAATACAAAAAACGTTAAGCCTTTATATCTAAAAAGATATAAAGGCTTAACGTTTTGATTAACTTTATCTAAGTTAAATTCAGATTTACTTATTATTAATTGTAATTACACCAGTTTCATCCATAGATGCATCAACTTTTAAAATATCTGATACAAATTTAAATGGCACATAAGTTGTAGAATCTTTAATTTCTGGAGCTGCTCCTAATGATATTGGAGCCATTTTTGCAAAGAAATACTTATCTTCGCCTGGCTTAACACTTGTGTACTGAGCTCCTTTTTTTATTTCTATTGATCTATTCTCTTCAATCCATTTAACTTCATATCCTAATTTTTCAGAAACAAGTCTTAGTGGTACCATAATAGTTCCATCTTCTTTTTGATACACATTAGTTTTAATTCCTTCATTATTTATAACAAGTACAAAGTGAAATCCTCCTATAGAATCTTGTGGTATCTCTATTTTGAATTCAGGAATTCCTGTAGCTCCAGGAGCTATTTCATATTTATCAAATACTATTACTACATTTCCATTTTCATAGTAAAATTTTTGATTACCTGAAATTCCTTTAAACCCTTCGATTCCATTAAAGTACATATCCTTATCTTGTTCTATTTGCTTTTTGATTTGATCATCTGCTATTTCTTTATATTTTTCTCCAAGTAAATCTTTAAGAGTTAATTCCTCTGCCTTATCTTTATTTGAAATATTATAAAAATCTATTTCAGGGTTTCCAGTTCCACCATTATTAAAAGCTTTGATAACTTCTAAAGAAACTATTGAGTTATCTATTCCCGAATTGTCTTTTAACTCAAATTGTACTGTAACTGTATTAGGTCTTACTTCCCAACCATTTTTCTTACAGTCCTCAGCGAATTCTTTAGATTCTTTTTCTGCTTCATTTATGTATGCCATGGCCTCTTTCATTATATTCTCATTCAAACTCAACTGATATGCCTCGTCTTTTAATCCTTTTAACTGAGGTATTCTAGCATTTACAATTAAGTATTCACTTTCTGTTTTTATTTCTTTAACATCAACTTTAAAAGTTTGAGCACTTATCGGAACAGCTATCGATTCACCTTCCATAAGCATTATTCTTGGTTGTGTAGAATCTATTTTTGAATAATTCACATTTGGATCATACATTGCATGAGAAGCTGTAACCCCTCCTAATAATATACAACTTGCTAATCCCAAAGTAACAATTTTTTTCATTTTCATAATTAAATGCCTCCTAAATTTTAGTTCTATACTTATTAGACGTTTAATTAATATAAAAAGTTTACTATTTTTCAAAAAATCTCACATAAAAAAATTTTTTCATATAAAAAAAATTATAAATGAGTTATTATATATAGTGGGCTGTTAAATATAGGAACTTATTAAATTTAGAAGGGGGTTAATTCATATGTCAAAACAATTAAAAGCAGATCTATCATTATTAATTGTAACATTATCATGGGGAGCATCTTTTATACTTACTAAAAATTCGCTTAACGCACTAGAGACGTACAATTTTCTTGCTATAAGATTCTTCATAGCATTTGCACTTTCTTCTTTACTATTTTACAAAAATATGAAGAGAATTAATAAAGCCACTTTGAAATATGGAACAATTATAGGAATTATCCTATTTAGTGCATTTGCTTTCGAAACAGTAGGTCTTAATTATACTACTGCTTCAAAATCAGCATTTATAACTGGGTTTTCAGTAGTTTTAGTTCCTATGCTATCAGCAGTCTTACTAAAAAAAGCACCTCAAAAGCAGGCAGTTGTAGGAGCTTGTATAGCATTTATAGGCTTGGCTCTATTATCTTTAAATGGGAGCTTAGCAATTAATATAGGAGATTTTTATACGTTAATAGCTTCTTTTGGTTTTGCTTTCCATATTATTTTTATAGATAAATATATAGCTAAAATCGATTCCATAGCTTTAGCTATAATACAAATAGGTGTAGTGGCAATTTTAAGTTTTTTTACATCTCTTGCAATAGAAACTCCTATTATTCCTTCAGGTGAAGTTTTATGGGTTAATATTTTTATTCTAAGTATTGTATGTACTTCAGGAGCTTTTATTATTCAAAATGCAGCTCAAAAATATACAACACCTACTCATACAGCATTAATTTACACAACCGAACCAGTTTTTGCAGCAACGTTTGGTTATTTTATGGCTGGAGAAATTTTAAGCCTAAGAGGATTTTTAGGAGCTATTTTAATATTATTTGGAATGTTAGTAGCTGAAATAGATATCAAATCATTATTCAATAAAAAAGATCCAAAAAATAAAGATTTCAAAAAAGCAGTATAAAAATCGCAGATTATAAAATTATTTACTAAATAATCTTTGGGTTATCAAAAACTACATATAGCTTAAATCTGAACTTACAAAATAAACTGACATTAAAATTTTAGCTAATAATTTAAATATTTTTTGTATAAAATTTGAATTACAGCGTTTGAATATTCGTTAAGAAAGTTCTTTGTTTGACCGATAGGGAGTTTAGAACTTTTAGGATATTCAATAAGATGAAATTCTTAGTTTTATTAAAAATATTTACCTCATTAGCGGTATTTTAGTGTCAGTTTATTTTTGTATTAAACTTATTAAATTTTTTAGTTTCTAAAACTCCATTACCTAAATGAAGATAATTCAAATCTAGCTTTTTTAATAATATCTATATACCCATTCAAAAGATAATACTCTTTAACCAATTTAGAATAGTCAAATTGTATACTGTGATATTTTTTATTAAGCTCATCATATATATTATTAAGTTTTTCTGCTGCAAAACTTAAACCAACTTCTGCCGATCTATTGGCTAATGCTTTTACATCATTAACTATATTTTCATTTAAAGATCCTGCTCCACTTAAAAAAATCCCCTCTAGAAGCTCCTCTATATCTTCAATCAAGTATTTTATGCTATCACAAGAATTTATCTTCATTTTTTTCACTCCATTTTTATTAATCTAGTGTCAAATTTACAATATCACCATTTGAGTTGTACATTGTAATAGGATCAACTACATATTCACTATCAATTCTATATACCTTACCTAGAATCATATTTCCTAACATATCGTCTTTTTCTAATTTTTCTAGTTTTCTTATTACAGATTTAGTATTATGATCAAATCTAACTGTAATAAAAATCTCATTATTATTTTTATCATGAATAGGAATTCTAAAAATTTGATTAATATTATCAAAATCACTTTTTCCCCATGAACTTATTTTAACTAAAACTATATTAAAATTCTCATCTTTTTCAATAAGCTTATATTTAAAACCATCTTTTAATTTCTCAATCATCAATTCCCAATCATCATAGAGCTTGTCTTTAAAATCCATTTTGTTTATATCAGTTTTTCCTATAATATCTCCACTAATTTCACTAGATGATGATATTCTATAATTTCTATTTATCTTACAATTATTAAACTTAATCTTCATCCTACAAACATCTTTCATCAATGCATCTAAATTCCATGGACAACTGCTTCTATACATATAATCTATATCTATCTTTGACCCTTCATAATAATTAGGCTTCATAGATGTAAAAGTCATCCATAATTTTCTTTTCTCATTAAAAAAATAATACGTTATGCCCTCATACCCTGAATCAGATTTCCAAGCTTTTGCTCCCATACCAACTAACTCAATTAAACTGATTTCTGTATAAGAGGTTTTATGCTCACCTATAAGATCCTGACATAAAGCTTTTGAATTGCATTTTAAAATAGTTTGAGCAATAATGTATATTCTAGTCATTAATTTTATAACCGCTCTTTTAGAAAAGGACGCCTGCTTATTAAAGTATTTTATAAGATGACTACTTAGACTTCTCAATAATTTTTCAAGCCTTGGCAAATCAGCACTATGACAAAGTACAGCTGTAGCCTCAATTCTATTAATTATACTTTCTGGAATTTTAGCAAGTCCTAATATAGTTATTTCTTCAATAAGATTTTTTACTTCATCCAAAGCTTCTTTTGAGATTTTTACATCTACAGCTTCATTAATATCATTCATATCTAAAATGTTTTTATATAACTTATAACAAATAATAGCCTCTGCTCTATGTACGCAAAATTCTTTTTTCTTACAAGTACATGTAGATTTATCTATAGATGAATTTTGGGTAAAACGCACTCTGATATTTGAATCCTTAAAATCAACTACTAGAAAATTTTCTTCTTTTATTTCAATATCTCTTCCAAAATTCAATCTAAATATAATATCCTTAAAATTCTTTGAAGACATTTCCTTCTTAATATCTTCAATACTATAGTTTAAAACCCATGAAAAATCTTTAGGTTGCTCATCCTCATTACCTTCAGGAACAATCTCTTGACCAAAAATACTATCAATATTTTGTTTAATATAAAGTATACTTATCAAGACATGCTTACATATACTTCTCGATGAACACCTACATTTATAATTTAATATCTCATCTGTAAGTTCACATGTAGTTTCATCTGATAACTTACAAATAACTTTATTATCCTGAAATTCAACATCAACTTCAATACCCTTATCTATTTCTTTTAATGCTCTTTTGTACAGCCCTTTATTAGCTGCATCAATAAGATAAACTTCATCACAAGAATCTATAAAATTTTTGAATTTTCCTATGAAATTATACTTGCTATCCAATTTGCTAATCCTCCTGGTGTTAATGCAGCAACCTCTGCTCCCATATTTGTAAGAGTTTGAGCTACATTTTTATCATATGATGGTACTGATTCTGAATCTAATGAAGTTAATATTATTAGTTTTGCACCCGTATCCATAATATCTTTAGCTCTTCTATACATAGTACTGATTCTTCCACCTTCATATAGATCAGTAACCATCACAACCATAGTCCTATATGGATTTTGAATCAAGCTGCTACAATACTGTAGTGCCTTAGCTATATTTGTTCCTCCTCCAAGTTGAACACTCATAAGTGTTTGAACTGGATCATCTATATAGCTTGATAAATCAACAACTTCTGTATCAAATATAACTAAATTAGTCTTTAGCATAGGTAGTTTTGCAAAAATACCTGCCATAACAGCACTATGTATAACTGAATCTAACATACTTCCACTCTCATCTACAGCTATAATAACATTCCATTTATTATATGATTTAACTCTTCTATTAAAGTAAACTTGGTTTATTATTAACTGATTTGTATCTATATCAAAATTTTTAAGATTTCTATTGATAGTCTTCTTAAAATCCATATTTCTAATTGACTTAACATAACCTCTGTTACTTCTATCTATTTTCCCCATTATACTCATCTTCACATCATTCTCAAGCTGTTTTGTTATCTCATCAACAACCTTTTTAA is drawn from Tepidibacter hydrothermalis and contains these coding sequences:
- a CDS encoding alpha/beta fold hydrolase, whose product is MRQKIILIHGYNKKSKDMKVLKKNLEAKGYEGILVDLPLTFKEIEHSTSILESIISKVIKDIKEDEKIHLVGHSTGGLIIRHLLTTTKYLDKIGKCVLIATPNNGSELADIAGSTLKIATKILKTLKSLQSENVKSLKLKDDHGIEIAAIAGNKQNLFLGRFLTGENDGRVRINSVKFDGLKDFISLPYGHKDIHYQFKTAELIDSFLKNGKFDIL
- a CDS encoding ABC transporter substrate-binding protein, with protein sequence MKRLYIFLICMLLMVNLVACASSQEKQASEDLKKETVTFVDDANRKIEIPSKIEKVYCTSSLGAIFLYTLDVDKLAAWNSRLSIDDSEFVNEKLKKLPNEGSLQGKNSANIEEIMKLNPDLILSMGNINEQSISAVEKFQKQSGIPIVLIDGSLEKTAENYIKVGKLLGCEEQASKLSNYCEETIESAKKIADSIPEDEKVTVYYAQGEKGLQTDPVGSLHAQLIDLVGAKNVADFEIKDNHGKTGVSLEQVVKWNPQYILAESNSFDDPVWKQVDAVKNKNVFLIPQKPFNWIDRPSSVNRIIGIKWAQSVLYKEYSDVDLEEETIKFFDLFYHVKISKEQARELLSME
- a CDS encoding methyl-accepting chemotaxis protein, producing the protein MLKTIKRKVIFVLLLLMIPFILNVMFLFSTLKDLENDGVAINLAGSQRMRTMLLGMYTLDYLDDMENEQNSESSKQILTAELAKYKQIMKGLVDGDKTLGLSKNSNEDIVNKINDVNKSINNYITPIEDAINGNISQVLGDHIIDNALNLKNDINDIVSMYQKNYDSKIKFLKIVESSMLIFGCAIFFVSVAVSKKLITIPINNLLAKMKDIASGEGDLTSRVDIKTGDELESLGNAFNSFIEKIQILINELKEDIEFISTATYDIQGASDLVNNGINSIANQVNEVSDVAQTNAGVSEEVNASIVELEHNAKNISDQMNENAKKSYEVEKFTRLGDQSITEVLESNNLVMESNKNTKEIIIELRRSSEDIGNVVTLIKSIAEQTNLLALNASIEAARAGEQGRGFAVVAEEVRKLAEESKTSVESIVEAINYIQGASKNAVEAIEDGNIKSNNSVERAKEAKEQFKKILESVYEIKEFSEESANLSNKQAQITEEISSATDQVTQTSVENAASVDEINSIIDNQVQSFATITENISRLNMQTNQLKQLSDKFKV
- a CDS encoding sulfurtransferase TusA family protein → MIKVDVRGMSCPQPVLITKNAVNSNPKEIEIIADDNTAVNNISRFLKISGYKYEVNEIKEDYIINAKK
- a CDS encoding YwbE family protein; translated protein: MNGEKRADIKPGIKVRVVQKQDQRSGKLTEGVVQRILTKSPTHPHGIKVMLESGIVGRVKEILK
- a CDS encoding ABC transporter ATP-binding protein; this translates as MFEVCNLSFGYENKPIWENVNFEIKTNQLICLLGANGVGKTTFLKTILGILKPIKGEICIDSQKLSDIPIKDTYKKMAYVPQAHNPPFSFEVIDVVLMGRAAYIGNFASPTKEDKAVALEALKQINILHLANEDYTKLSGGQKQLVLIARSLAQQSKILIMDEPSSSLDYGNQIRLMHLLKRLSEEGKIIIFSTHDPNHALLYADKVMILDKSNGFLFGKPQQLITNKSLNSIYNVSVDIHRTNDNNRICIPKI
- a CDS encoding DUF3343 domain-containing protein, producing the protein MNEYIAIFFTHSGAIKFDRFCKKNNIKSELMPVPRKLSSNCGICSKFCYDDSIDTLISDEIEKIYECHEKEYVLRYEE